Below is a genomic region from Miscanthus floridulus cultivar M001 chromosome 1, ASM1932011v1, whole genome shotgun sequence.
caaaaacgcacttctcggggttgagcttaatgccatttgcttggagttttgTAAAGGTCTACTCAAGGTCGGCTACGACCTGGccagcctatttggacttgaccacgatgtcgtccacataggcctcaatagttcgcccgatgaggtctctgaaacacttgagcatacaacgctggtacgtagccccaacgttctttagaccgaatgacattgtgacatagcaaaACAATCTGAaggggggtgatgaaagatgacgtgagctggtcagactctttcatcgtgatttgatggtacccagagtacacatcaagaaagcaaagggttttgcaccttgaggtagagtcgactagttagtctatgcgtggtaaaggaaacagatcctttggacacgctttgttgagacccatgtagtcaacatacattcttcatttcccactcttcttttgtacaagaatgggattggctaaccactcaaggtggtacacttccttgatgaacccaactGCCAAAAGTTTTGTGATCTCCTCGTCGATGGCTCTGCATTTCCCCTTGTTGAAGcgatgcaggcgctgcttcactggcttggagcctaacTTGATCTtaaaggtatgctcggtgacttctctcaaaatacctagcatatccgagggtttccatgcaaagatgtctttgatGGTGCGGACGAAGTcgatgagcatgctttcctattcaaAGGAAAGCACGGTGCCAATGTACACCACTTTGCCTTTGGAgctactagggtctatgaggacctccttagcgccCTCTACTAGCTTGAAAGACCCAGCTGACCACTGGTGGTTGGGAGTTTCTTTGgcaacctccttcctgatggccgcaagctccttggagACGACAATTGCCATGGCATGAttgcagcattcgacctcgcactcgtaggcgcgccGAAatgaggtgctgatggtgatgaccccacctaggcccagcatctttagcttcaggtaggtgtagttggggatagccatgaacttcatgtagcatggatgtcacaggatggtgtggtaggttccatggaacccaaccacctcaaaggtgagggtctccatcctataattggatggatccccaaaggtggcGGGCAGATTGATCCTataatctgcccaagtggcatggcctactttctaggcatgatgccatggaaaggtgctctggTCAGTTAGATGTGGGATCGGCtgatgcccatggcgtcaagcgtcttggcatacgtgatgttgaggccgctgtctcCATCTATCAGTACCTTGGAGAGCCGCTTTgtgccgatgatcgggttgacCATGAGCGGATACCTCCCTAGTTGTGGGACGCTTTCTGGGTGgttggtctgatcaaaggttatggcagactttgACCATCGGAAGAAGGTAGGCGCGACCAGCTCgaccgtatagacctcacggcacgTGAGTTTctggcgatgcttggagtcataggccaccaacCCTttaaagatcatgaggtagccatctagcGTCGGAAAGCGACCGTCCGTCCCCTTGGCGTCATCCACAATTggcttggggtccttcccatgctccccctATTGAAACCTCCAGACAAGAACAACTTCATGAGGCCACAGtctttgtatagatgcttgacggggaaggaatggtttgggcatggccctttgagcagcttctcaaagtggtcaaaagtaccctccatgggctttcAGCCCCCCTTGTGGTCGGTGATGGCCATGAGTGATCCCTCATGccgctacttgttcttcttcttgatgggacgGGTGGAGGCGCCTTTGCTAGAGTCCTtgtcccactttgccttgccttttaGGCGGTCAAAGATcactccgactgcctcctcacccgaggcatggctggtggtgttatcaaggagctccttagtggtttgtgggcccttatgtcctagcttgtgaaccagggactcgcaggtggtcctagataggaaagcttcTATAACATCAGCGTCGGCGATGTTAGGCAGCTCATTGTACTGTCGAGAGAAGCgttggatgtacccacgaaggatTTCTCTAGCCTTCTGTTggtagttcttgagatcccatgggttcctagggcgcttatacatgccctgaaagttccccatgaagatctcttttaggtctacccaactttggattttgttagcggaaggtgttccaaccatgttcgtgtcgaatcggccaggaacaatggaaggttgtggataatgaaatcatcattatctactccaccggcttggtagacaagccaataatcctcgagcgacagtctagggtttgtttccctagagtattttgggatgttggttggcggtcggtaccttggcgggaaggcagTGTTGAGCGAAGTCCTGAGGCCCCGGTAGGCTAGGGCTTAGGCTTCAGTCCTCGCTACTATCTTAGCGTTCGCCatgatgagggtgatagccatggctagctccctctcttggctCATCGTGGGTACATCTATGGGCGTCAAGGGTGTCGCGTGCATCATAGttgaggccgagacgctcatgcatggGGACCACGGTGCACTGTCTACTGCCTTGTGGCGCCTAGTGGACTGACACATCCTTGTTGGATCACTttgagggcatgcgctggctggcatcgagctcgcatcgctgagacagcgagctctcagccTGCTGCACCGCCACACACTCGAGAAgtgtgcgaatctcatggtgggcccgacgatcctcaggCATCATGGGCCCCAAAAGCCCACAAAGTAAGGCTGCCATGgtagcgatgttttggcttgcctgggcaaagtgtgggagggcttcatcgtctacgatgatcctccggttcatgtcgcgggccatggcgcatgcgcgcccaccgtctctgtggcgctcgatctcccgatcgagctctGCACATTCCTGCTTGAGCTGtagtcgtgcttcctcgagctctaggTGTCGAGCCTTCAACTGTTCCTCCCATAGATGGGGTGGGGCCCTatctccccctcgacctcatcatcgaggttgtccatcagggtagcctcctcttcgtggatgctttcgatgtgtccctggggggtacctaccatgaaagaCTCATGAGACGGATGATGACTCCCCCTattggagtcagagctagagggcgacTCTGACTCTCCAGCGAGAAGGCTGTGGAAAGATTCTACgacatattcagtcatccccatgaacttgttATTTGTAGGGGACCAAGGAATGCGTTGCGCCACAaagtggccaacggtctctgcagCGTTGCACAGACTGAATGGGAACACTATTGGGGTGCTCCGAATGAGGTATCCTAGGGAGAGAGGTTCTCCCCCAGCAAGCTATGCCATGACGCTGGCAAACGAGAAGGtaaggtggcgtaggtcctcctaggacaGTCAAGGTCCTAGAAAGGCATTGAGCTGGTGCTCCAACCTCCCATAGTTTAAGCCAAGGAGCTGGCTACTCTCGGGGGCATGGGCCTCTGGTGTATGCAGCTACAACTCCTCAAGCACCTTGgtgatcgcatcaaggccggcaaagtggagtggttggacggtggCGAGAGccagcgccagctctccctctgtcatgacaatgaagtccaggtccccaaAGTGCACGTGCATGCCTGAGACACAGCTAACATTGCGATTAGCCTTCTGAGGCCTAGTGTGGAAgtcgagacacgcaaaaggcccctacctagcatgccaactgtcggtgttttgagttgccaccaagtaaatttctaatgTTGTGTGTCTAGCTTAGATGGTATGCTAAGagaacatgaggtttatactagttcgggcagaatatccctatgtctagttcgttgctgctgctcgtgttactagcactgaaagttcgtagtaggggttacaaatggtcgagagagggacaggtcccaagtctcttgtGAGAGAAATGAATGGGTGCTAAGAGCTCAGTCACCTCCTGGCTGTGTGCTTGTGTGCTCTAATAGGTTTGAGGTTCAAGCCTAAATCAGTGTGATGTGTTTTGATGCGTTCGTGTGGAGTGGAGTCTGGCCcccttcatgggatgccctgctttcccttttataggccaagggaaagcatgggttatagttGTGGGAAAAGGGGAGAACAAGAATGAGAAGAGGTCCTCCAAGATCgttgggtccttcttttccttcatgtgggtctcgtcgaccctatagatgtcaatagggatagctccacatcaTGGCCCTGTCCATCACTAGCACCATGGGCAGGCATCGTCTCCCAATCATGGCACCCCACTTCATCTAGGCAgacatcatggtgaactgacatgcCTATCAATGcctgtacgagggttaggcaaaaCAGCACCGGTATGCTCAatgttgttcctgatgtgaatccctaggtatggcctgtcACGGCCACAGGTTACATCAGGGCATGTCGGTCACCTCCCTAGTATCAGAGCTTTGACCAGGCCCATTCGctaggacctagagtggttggcggcagtatgggtcttcgtcgggtgaggcagagcccgcggcctcagggTTGGGCGATGCAGAGTCTCCCCCTATAACCGGGTGAGGTGGAGCacagacccaagggtcaggcaaggtggagcgtagacccaaaggttgggcgaggcagagtgcagacccaagggtctagtgaggcagagcccgtgacCTCAGGGTCAAGCGAGatggagtcctcccctagaggccgggtgagacagagcatagacccaagggtcgagcgaggcagagcccgtggcctcagggtcgggtgagacagagtcctcccctagaggtcggacgaggcggagcgtagatccaagggtcgggtgaggtagagcatagacccaagggtcgggcgaggtggagcccatggccttagggttaggcgaggcggagtcctcccccagaggttaggcgaggcgaagcttgcgcacctaggggtcggttggagctgtagtcacactcttgactgctcggattgAGAGCGAATAGGTCTCAGGAAATTGTGATAGATTGATATGGGTACAGGGAGTAcattatataggcaaggatcaggaagggtttatagaaacacccaatcaatGGTGTCCTTGCCTAATCAATGATCGTCTACCATAATCCCTAGAGGCAGCCCACCTAATAGGCTTGGGCGCTAGGCCCATGGCCTGCCCATAGGCACCTATTCTAACACGCCCCCATAGTCAAATCGTCAGCCACTCTGCACGTTTAGACTAGACCTAAACTCCATGAACACTAAAGAGGGTAGCCCTTTGGTGAAGATATCCACATATTGTGAAGAAGTGGGAACATGTAGACCACAAAGATCACCAATGGCAACTCGCTCCCGGATGAAGTGAAGATCAATCTCAATGTGCTTGGTTCACTGATGCTGTATTGGGTTAGAGGTCATGTAGACGACACTGATGTTGTCGCAATACACTAGTGTGGCACGCTAGAGAGGGGCATGCAACTCTAGAAGAAGTTAGCGCAGCCAGGTGGCCTCAGCAACTCCATTGGCCACCACGCGATACTTGGCTTCAGCACTAGATCTTGACACCGTGTTCTAGTGCTTGGAGGACTAGGAGACAAGATTATTGTCAAGAAACACAGCATAGCCCAAGGTGGACTTGTGGGTGTCTAGACAACCAACCCAATCAGCGTCGGTGTAGATGACAAGATTAGCTGAAGTAGACGGTCGCAGCAGGAGACCAAGGTGGAGAGTGCCTTGAACATAGCGCAGAATCCACTTTAGAGTTGCAAGGTGAGGCTCACGAGGGTCATGCATATGAAGACAGACTTGCTGCATAGCATATGCAATATCCGACCGGGTGAACATTAGGTACTGTAAGGCTCTAGTGAGGTTGCGAAAGTCTAAAGGGTCAGAGACAGGGGTGccatctgaaagctctagtttggttttggaaaattgatgaaaccctaagtgctaacctaatttatcaagtaatcatgagataggtagcacactccaagttgcaaagcaaacaaagatcatagcatgatgaagatgatgccatggtgatgattaagtgcttggacttggaaagaagaaagagagaaacaaaaagctcaaggcaaaggcataaaccataggagctattttgttttagtgatcaagacacttagagagtgtgatcacatttaggtttgatagccatactattaagaggggtgaatctcatatcgaaatgcggttatcaaagtgccactagatgctctaactcattgcatatgcatttaggatctagtggagaactaacacccttgaaaatatttgtgaaaatatgctaacacatgtgcacaaggtgatacacttggtggttggcacatttgagcaagggtgaagtagttagaagtgaaatggagttggtcacaaagatgatggcgtcggtcaactgaccggacactgggtcgctCAACGATTGGACGCTGAAGGGATGTGTCCGGTCGTGTTTTCAGTCGGTACAGTAAGAAGTCATAGCGTGACCGGACACTTGCatggtccggtcgagcatgactagACGCGTTCGATCGGCAAAaatcggttttggaaccttactgtaaacgaccggacgctgggagttGAGCGTCCGNNNNNNNNNNNNNNNNNNNNNNNNNNNNNNNNNNNNNNNNNNNNNNNNNNNNNNNNNNNNNNNNNNNNNNNNNNNNNNNNNNNNNNNNNNNNNNNNNNNNGCGGAGGGAACTGGGAGTAATCAATGAAGAGCGTGGGGGATGTTGAAGGAGGCTGATAGCAGCCAAGGCGAGGCTGAAAGGCTTGGTCAGATGAGACCAGCAGTGGATCGATCTTTGCCTTGGcgcagatagagagagagagagggagcacaTGCTACCGCAGCAGGTACTGGACCAATTTGTTGAACAAGAGATGGTTGACTGGCGTGCGAGCGCTGCAGGAGAAAACGAAGGGGAATAATGTGTCATCCAGATGGACATGACCAAAGAAATAGAATGAAATCAAAGAAAaaacatagaaaaagaaaaaaaatacgacAAAGTATTTACATCACAGCTGTTCACTTTCCTGTTTCATCGTAGCTGACACAGCTAATGAGGAACCAGACACAGTGAAATAAATAAGGATGGAGAGATgatatttttgaagccaatgtGTGTGAAAAGCGTCTGTTATTTTATTGGCATAGGATGCTCGGGTTGCAGCATTTCCGATACTAAAGAGCTCTATCATTGTTGAGTCACTTCATTCTATATTAACTGTTATTTTATTGCTTTCATCGGAAATTGTTTGTTCCTTATGTTTTATAAGCCAATAAACTATTTACTAACCGTTCAGATGCATGAGATTTGTAGTTTTTTTGTGGGATATTTGTGAATACAGCATGTTGACCATACATTAAATAAGAGTCTGcatattttctatgaattttgtCGAACTCGATATGACATGATCAATTTTTACAACAAAAAATGCTTTGATATTGCAGTGTAACGCTAATCAGCTGAAGGAACTCTGCAATAGTTCAGTACTAATTCCCCACCTTAACAACCTTGTGCAACAGACCATGTTTCAGCAGGTCTGGAGGGATCTTTTGATGTCATCCTTCATTTCTGTTTTATAAGAATTAAATCATTTGATAAAAAAATTTGATTAACAATTGTCTGTCTTTACTTTAGGATCTAATCATGAACCTACTTAGTAACTTGCAACAGAATGTGAAAGTTGATGGTGAGTGTTTTTTCCTTGTTGAAGTTGAGTTGTTTGTTTCATTGCCTGTTAGATAAAACTCTCTTTCCTTCAGGTACACAGCCTGGAATATCTTCTCAAGTTCGAACGATGGAGAATGATACAGTGGTAAGCATCAACCTAGCTCAATCAATATTTTGTTCACAGTCCACTGTCAGTTAAAAGGTGTTTTTTTACAGGCTGATACAGCTAACTCTGAGAAGGAACGGTCATTACTTGTTAATATTTCAGAATTACAGTCTAGGTATGCCCACTTATGCACAAATGATGTTACATATAATTCGAATGGTAACAGTTATGGCAGCTTTACAACCCCATATCACCTTTAATTTGTTGTTATGGCACCACTTCTATTTTGTTTTGGCAACCCGCTGTAGAGTAGCTGATCTTAGGAACATAATTTCACTATCAAATTGAATCAATTATTTTAGTATGTTATTTTGAACATGCATACTGTTTGCAAAGACCACTTATATTAATTGCTAGAATTGCCAAAAAATTATTTACCTCTTTTTTCCCCGCCTCTGCAGGATGATAACACTGACTGATGAATTAATTTCAGCTAAGCTAAAACATGTTCAGGTCAGTACCATTGTCTCATTTTACTGAAATTTGTTATATCATTCAttataaccccccccccccccccccccccccccccaccaccacacacacacaccaaaaaaaaaaaatggtgaCTTGGCTTCTGATTCTTGTTTCCTCATGGTATTTTCAGTTGCAGCAAGAGCTAAATGCATTGTACTGCCGAGAAGAAATTGAGGATATTAGGGATGAGGATAACGAAAAAACGTAATTGAGGATCCATGCCATATAAATTACCTGCCTCTCCCTGAGACATGAATTACCTGCCTCTCCCTGAGGTCAAGGGAGAACAAGAGAAGGAAAGCGGCAGGGAGAACAAGAGAAGGAAAGTGGCAGCGCCGCCGCAAATATTTGCTGGATCTGGAGACTAGCTGCGGTTCTATGGAATTTGTTCTTTGAAGGTTGTCGTGCCCCTGGCCTGCTGCCATCAGTGTGTATAACCGTCTTTCTTTTAGTTACCTTTTTTTTTTCATTAGTtcaagttttttctttttttttggtgaCCACAAGATTGAGGCGTGGTCATGCTGCTATTTGGGCCATACCTATCATTGGAAGTAGCTGTGATTATGTATAGTCCGTAGGCTACCGGGTGGTTATCTATGCAGAATTGCAGAAGACTGCATACATAATAAATTGTATTTTTATCTAGCAATAGGATGTATACTAAATATTGGCGCATTCGTTGATATGTTATTCGCAAACATCCAAACAGAGTTGTTTGCGTATATCTAATAAAATATGGATTTACTCCATTTGTCGCTGTCACGGACCAAATGATTATTCAAACGGTATGGATTTACAACCTGTTAAATGCTGTGGGTAAATCTTCTCTATAAGGACTTGTTTGGATGTTGTCGCATGCAcattaatccacatgtgttggtgtaaaatttagtTCCAAGTTCTATTCTAATCCACTTCCACACATGTGGATGGATACGAATCCGAGCTATATGAGTACATCACTCCCAAATTTCTATGAGTACATCACTCCCAAATTTTGTTGGTATGGTGGAAAAAATCTCCATCTGAATAACTTATCATAACTACTAATCTATCTACACTTAGAAAAACAAAGGCATCCAAGCGCAAACGTACCTGCATGACCGATACTCGGGCTATTATTTTGGCGCTCCCTGTTTGCCCTAACCACCGCCTCTACCTCCGTATGAAGGTTCACCAGAAATTGGATCTCTGGACACTATTTTCAGATATAAGGATATTGAAGAAAGGTAGAACAAGAAATGAAGATTCTATTTTGGAAGTTCTAAGTGTGATGTATGGTGATGGGATGGTCAGCCATGACCCCACTGCTGCCGTCTACGAGGTTCGCTGGAATTAGATCTCCGGCCATTATTTTCAGACATGAGATTACTAAGAAGTAAATCAGGTAACGAAGATTTTGTCACGAAGGTTCTAGGTGTGAGCTAGGTATCGAGGATGGTAGTCATGATGTCAATTTATTTCGTCCATGATTGGTGGTTCGGTATAAATTATGATATGTATTTAGAAATGAAAAGAAGTTGTTGACAGAATGTTACAAAACTAGATTTTTAAGACTCATTTTTTTTAGATATTGTTAGTACTTAAATTTTTAGATCTCGTTGAAGATGCTCTGACCCCTCTTCAGCCTAAAAAAACACATATGATGCGAGTAGCTGCCTAGCACGCCGCGGGAAATACTGATGCCGCACGCGCAGATCGGCGGCCTAATCACTTCGGCAAGGGGTTCGACAAGTCCGCGTCGTTCGGCCTCGTGAAGGGCAGACGAATCACGATCCGTGGTAGCTGCGTGCCCTTGCATTTATTTAACTTGCACAAAATTTTGCGTCGCCTTGTCATTTCTTCTCACAAGAGGAGGCTAAAGGATTTGTTACGTGCTAGAACATTTTGCCATGCTTCTGAGGGTCAATAGTTACAAGGGGGGACATACATAGGAAAATTTCTGCaagtacagcagcagcagcaacaagcaCCTAAATAGGAAGGCACAAACTAGCATTTCTCCAGTACCGTTAACATCCTACTGCTAATCAGTCTCTCGCCCTGTCAGCTTCCATGGTTGAGCTGCTAGTACCTTCACCGCCCTCGTTTGCTGCATCGCGGCCCTGGCTGCGGATCTTCTCTGAGTACTTGGCAAAGGCAGCGGTAAGGGCTGACCTTACATCagagcctttcttcttcttcgacGCATCTGGCTTTTCCACCGCATCTTGCAAACTGTCATCAGTAGATGAAGGTTGACCTTTTGCTTTCTCTCGGTCTGGGGTATCGGGTACTACAAGGTTTGGTCGGGCAGAAACCCGTTTGAACGGCTCATGGAAGCTATCATAGAGTCGTTTTACCTACAACAGTTGAACAAATTATATACACACATATTAAGCCAGGGAAACAGGGTTCGGCAGCGAAACACTCAAAATAGGGAGTTTGCACGTTTACCTTCCGCTCACCAATTCCTGGGCATCGAGCCAGCTCCTCcatagaagcattcatgatttGTGAGAGTGACTGCAAATACATGAAAAACAATAACATTTATATGATGCGTATTTATTTGCTGGATTTCTTGTGTTAATGCTACTGACATATTGAAGAGCCAAAACAGAACATATTGTCAGACAAGTATACTTATGGAGGAAGTTGTAAGGCTTACAGGTCAGGGTGATTCTTTGTCCAACTTACCCCAAAAGATGAACCAAGTGTGACAACATCTGTTTTATTAACATGCCGAATGGATGTAAGCGCGTGCGTCAACTGCAATTATCCAAAACCATACATAAAAATATAATCAAGGCACTGAGACTTTAATAACTGAAGTATCTCACTACCATCAACCTAAAAGGGCAGAACAGAGAGAGCTGTATTGAAACCACTCGTAATGCCAATGCTAGAAACATGGTTTGAAATAGAGAGCGCGCCACAGGGATACATTTCTTGCAAATCATAATAGCACTATTTAATACCAGTTTTCCTGATCAACCAATGACATAGATCATTAAACTATCTTATTCCTGAGAGGGTTCCCAGGAAACATATATACCCGTGATAGATAGTCGTTATCCATGTGCTCACGAATAATGTCAGCTGGCTTGTTTTCATATACTTTAATAGTCTCCAAGTACCGACCACATTCCTCCAGGCTACAAGAGAGAACAGTTTGTTCAGATAACTTACTCTTGAATCTTCATAACCATATTTACATCATCAATTCATCATGAAATTGTTACGGAACTTCTCCGATTTGTGTGATGGAGGACCCATTTAATTCTTTTCTAGAAAAACAAAGACAAATATGTGCAATTATTTTAGTTGAATATTGAGATGATAAATAGATTTGTTTGGACGCAATAAAAAAAAAGACCCAGCACAAGGTGATCCCAGAATTATATTCATATTATGTAGAACTGATATGACAATACAGGACGGTTCACAAAGAACAGGACCAAAAAAAATTACTGAATCCAAGCACATTAGAGTTACTATGGGAAAATACCTCCAACCACACAAGAGGGTGCAGTCATGAAGCAGCGCTGTTCTTGTAATTTCATGCAAAGGCTTGATTACATCTTCCTATGAACAGTAAAAATGCTAGATTTTTAAATTGAGATGCTTCAAAGTGAATATACTATGGCAAAGCAAGTATGTTGGTCAAGTGACTGAAACTTACAACATCAACATGGCACAAGATGACACGCAGCCTGAAATTCTTCTGCAGCTCTCTTATCCGATGGTACAAGTAGTCTGGATGTAGAAGATGGTACCTGATACTGCATCCATAACAACAGAAACTGAACAGTAAAAATCATTCAACAGCATCACCTCAACGAACACACTCTGTGGCACCATTTTGTCCTAGTACTAATCAACATTGAAAATCGCTACAACACAGTACAGCACAGCACAGAGAAGTAAAACTAGagaatttttttctcacaacaaaagaATGCCTCATGGCACTGTCTAATAATATACAGGCAGGAAAATGATGCCTCCTGATAGATGCACATTCAACTAATCTACACAAGTCCAATTCAGAATGAAGACACGATAAGACGCAGAGAGTGCTAACCTCAAGTACAAGGCACATGACGATTGCCCAAGCACATAGTCCGGCACGACTTCTGCGAACGTCCACCTAGCATTCCTGATGTGCTTCAGCAGAGGGTTCCCTCTCTGCCGAACAAGAATGAACAAAAGACACGAAATTTGCTATACAATAAGGGGACAGGAACCTCAAAACAAGAAGTCAAAAGTGTCATGGTGCCAGAAATCACGCCCCAGTACCTGCCTATGGCTGACGAGAATGGCGTTCTTGCTCTGGGGCGTCGGCGCTGAGGGGCTAGCCTGAGGAGGCCTGCGCCAGGAAACCGAACTCGTCTGAGTCGAGGCCAAGAGGAATAGAGGGAGGACAGTATAAGGTACCtcggggtggtggtggtgggctggggaggcggcggcggaggggagtAGAACTCGGAGGACTTGAGGAAGGAGAAATCCCGCGAGAATGAtcccgaggacgacgacgaggatgaAACGGCGGCGCCGCCGGAGCTGGCTAGAGGAGGGTTGTAGGAGGCCGGCTTCGAGGAAGAGGAGGTGGCGCCGGTGCCGAAGACCTCCTGATAGGACGGGATCTTGATGAGGTTCTTACCGGGATGCCCCTCCGGCGGCGCCTGCTGCTCTCCTCCCCCGTCCATGGCAGCGCGGGAGCGGGAGGCCGAGAGGCGTGGCCGTACGGGGTCGACGGCCGGGACGGGACGGGAGTAGCGACCCGCGAGTCTGACCGTCGCTGCACCTGCACGGAACCCGCGTGGGCCGGGCCGCCGGGGGATGTGAGAGTAGCGGTTGCGGGAGGGGAGACGCTTTGCCGGCTCTGTCATTTGGGCCGGAACCATGGGCTTCATTTGGATTAATTAGGATGGACCATCGAATTGTCGTAGTGTCTGTGATTTGGCCTTCGTCCGTCCATTCATGTGAGTACAGCCTTTATACGCTCTTGTGATTTTGCCTCCAATTGTAGAAAGCAGTTTTTTGGTTCATGCATGTTCAACAGATGGACCAAAGCTTCTGTGGGCGCTAGGATTTCAGCATGTGGTTTGATGAGGGGTGCAATTTGTGTAATTGGATAATCGTTCACCCGACGCCCGATGGGATTGCAATCAAGTAATTGGATTTCTATTGCAATGACTTGTGggatttgaaaatgaaatttgCTGGATTATATTTGCAATCAAGTACTTGGTCATTTCAGTTTATTTGAATAAGATACAGTTATGGTGTTGTATCTG
It encodes:
- the LOC136483403 gene encoding uncharacterized protein, giving the protein MLPQQCNANQLKELCNSSVLIPHLNNLVQQTMFQQDLIMNLLSNLQQNVKVDGTQPGISSQVRTMENDTVADTANSEKERSLLVNISELQSRMITLTDELISAKLKHVQLQQELNALYCREEIEDIRDEDNEKT
- the LOC136483407 gene encoding DNA excision repair protein ERCC-1-like isoform X1; this encodes MDGGGEQQAPPEGHPGKNLIKIPSYQEVFGTGATSSSSKPASYNPPLASSGGAAVSSSSSSSGSFSRDFSFLKSSEFYSPPPPPPQPTTTTPRPPQASPSAPTPQSKNAILVSHRQRGNPLLKHIRNARWTFAEVVPDYVLGQSSCALYLSFCCYGCSIRYHLLHPDYLYHRIRELQKNFRLRVILCHVDVEDVIKPLHEITRTALLHDCTLLCGWSLEECGRYLETIKVYENKPADIIREHMDNDYLSRLTHALTSIRHVNKTDVVTLGSSFGSLSQIMNASMEELARCPGIGERKVKRLYDSFHEPFKRVSARPNLVVPDTPDREKAKGQPSSTDDSLQDAVEKPDASKKKKGSDVRSALTAAFAKYSEKIRSQGRDAANEGGEGTSSSTMEADRARD
- the LOC136483407 gene encoding DNA excision repair protein ERCC-1-like isoform X2, yielding MDGGGEQQAPPEGHPGKNLIKIPSYQEVFGTGATSSSSKPASYNPPLASSGGAAVSSSSSSSGSFSRDFSFLKSSEFYSPPPPPPQPTTTTPRPPQASPSAPTPQSKNAILVSHRQRGNPLLKHIRNARWTFAEVVPDYVLGQSSCALYLSIRYHLLHPDYLYHRIRELQKNFRLRVILCHVDVEDVIKPLHEITRTALLHDCTLLCGWSLEECGRYLETIKVYENKPADIIREHMDNDYLSRLTHALTSIRHVNKTDVVTLGSSFGSLSQIMNASMEELARCPGIGERKVKRLYDSFHEPFKRVSARPNLVVPDTPDREKAKGQPSSTDDSLQDAVEKPDASKKKKGSDVRSALTAAFAKYSEKIRSQGRDAANEGGEGTSSSTMEADRARD